One stretch of Parafrankia irregularis DNA includes these proteins:
- the eccD gene encoding type VII secretion integral membrane protein EccD: protein MRVTLVNLMGGGHRAEVMGQSSVAEVCRLLVVGPTSQVEVSVPCHVPLADLMPALLRGLGPDLADRGLEHSGWVAQRLGEPPLDEDDSVADHGLLDGDTVHLRPRSDQIPPLDFDDLIDGVSTGIKARSGLWRPRTTRLASLLALAGWLLVALATLPASRYHYRALIAAEAVVLLGAVTVATSRLIVDRAVAALAGAAMVGFITEAAVFGVADAGVGGDPTSTARLMLMAGSAATVVGVGLLLLLTAGHPSARPLALAGTAVACGGFIGCGLGTLAGLDRTQTAAVIALLCVGARPLVPVAAFTCAGLALPPLPVEPGELQDDIDPEPSAEVLARTAAADSYMTALHVACGALSATALVMMALDGRWIPTTLVVLVGLAQALTARPMTSTWHRLALVLPAAAGLVVIVLPLGMRDGGWEPGWLAPIVSLAFALAAAGCARVLPRRRMTPMWGRGGDFAHITALVLAVPLVAWLLGLIGLIRSVVG, encoded by the coding sequence ATGCGAGTCACTCTCGTGAACCTGATGGGTGGCGGACACCGTGCCGAGGTCATGGGCCAGTCCAGCGTGGCGGAGGTATGTCGCCTGCTTGTCGTGGGGCCGACGAGCCAGGTCGAGGTGTCGGTGCCCTGCCATGTGCCGCTCGCCGACCTGATGCCCGCCCTGCTGCGCGGCCTCGGGCCGGATCTCGCCGACCGCGGCCTGGAGCACAGCGGCTGGGTGGCGCAGCGCCTCGGCGAGCCGCCGCTGGACGAGGACGACAGTGTCGCCGACCACGGCCTGCTCGACGGCGACACCGTGCATCTGCGGCCGCGTTCGGACCAGATCCCCCCACTCGACTTCGACGACCTCATCGACGGAGTGTCCACCGGTATCAAGGCCCGCTCCGGGCTGTGGCGCCCGCGCACGACCCGCCTCGCCTCGCTGCTGGCCCTGGCCGGCTGGCTGCTGGTCGCGCTGGCCACCCTGCCCGCCAGCAGGTACCACTACCGCGCCCTGATCGCCGCGGAGGCCGTCGTGCTGCTCGGCGCGGTCACCGTGGCGACGTCCCGCCTCATCGTCGACCGGGCCGTCGCCGCCCTCGCCGGCGCCGCGATGGTCGGTTTCATCACCGAGGCGGCGGTCTTCGGGGTGGCCGACGCGGGCGTGGGCGGGGACCCGACGTCCACCGCCCGGCTCATGCTGATGGCCGGCTCGGCCGCGACCGTCGTCGGCGTCGGCCTCCTGCTGCTGCTCACCGCCGGCCATCCGTCGGCTCGCCCGCTCGCACTGGCCGGGACGGCCGTCGCGTGCGGCGGCTTCATCGGCTGCGGGCTGGGTACCCTCGCCGGGCTCGACCGCACCCAGACGGCGGCGGTGATCGCGTTGCTGTGCGTCGGTGCCCGGCCGCTGGTGCCGGTGGCCGCCTTCACGTGCGCCGGGCTGGCGCTGCCGCCACTGCCCGTCGAGCCCGGTGAGCTTCAGGACGACATCGACCCGGAGCCAAGCGCGGAGGTGCTGGCCCGCACCGCCGCCGCCGACTCCTACATGACCGCCCTGCACGTCGCGTGCGGGGCGCTGTCGGCCACCGCGCTGGTCATGATGGCGCTCGACGGCCGCTGGATTCCGACCACGCTCGTCGTCCTCGTCGGGCTGGCGCAGGCACTGACCGCCCGGCCGATGACGAGTACGTGGCACCGTCTGGCGCTGGTCCTGCCGGCCGCAGCCGGCCTGGTCGTGATCGTGCTGCCACTCGGCATGCGCGACGGCGGCTGGGAGCCCGGCTGGCTGGCGCCGATCGTGTCGCTGGCGTTCGCCCTCGCAGCGGCCGGCTGCGCCCGGGTGCTGCCCCGCCGCCGGATGACGCCGATGTGGGGCCGGGGCGGGGACTTCGCCCACATCACGGCGCTGGTTCTGGCTGTGCCGCTGGTCGCCTGGCTGCTCGGGCTGATCGGGCTCATCCGCTCGGTGGTGGGCTGA
- a CDS encoding RICIN domain-containing protein translates to MKLEAADHSAPHGQKPSAEQADTDQPSSPDGHRPPDGHSPLEGRSPSDEIIPPDETVPPEEIIPPDSGKPPAEGMPGEDVPGEGVPGGQRSAARRHPPELRALLRWWPNWPRRRWLTHVLAATAYGAVAGLLFLVASESVQGMAGHSRPPGARAAGQEETNPGAIAGGLPTAGMTGPASAWMTSPPAPGETAAADPTGEPGTDGQAPPGLGGAASPGEAGPGRAGSSPSRPTTPTAATTQARPNQVSAAPTAQAAPTAAAAPVTQAAAAATGQAQAAGGPGTLVNYVTGECLDSNGDGKIYTLSCNGGSYQVWRTSGSGTVVLTDAGTGLCLDSDGAGSAYTRTCNSGSTQQWRVSTQSDASRMFVNVASGRCLSTNATSYVFAGICISGGGGTYERWW, encoded by the coding sequence GTGAAACTCGAGGCCGCGGATCATTCGGCTCCGCACGGGCAGAAGCCGTCAGCCGAACAGGCCGACACGGATCAGCCGTCTTCGCCAGACGGTCACAGGCCACCAGACGGGCACAGTCCACTGGAAGGTCGCAGCCCGTCGGACGAGATCATCCCGCCCGACGAAACAGTTCCGCCGGAGGAGATCATCCCGCCGGACAGCGGGAAACCACCCGCCGAAGGCATGCCCGGCGAGGACGTGCCCGGCGAGGGCGTGCCCGGCGGCCAGCGGTCCGCGGCACGGCGGCATCCGCCGGAGCTGCGGGCCCTGTTGCGGTGGTGGCCGAACTGGCCGAGGCGGCGCTGGCTGACCCACGTGCTGGCAGCGACCGCGTACGGGGCTGTCGCCGGGCTGCTCTTCCTCGTGGCCTCCGAATCGGTGCAGGGTATGGCCGGCCATTCCAGGCCGCCCGGAGCGCGTGCCGCCGGCCAGGAGGAGACGAACCCGGGGGCCATCGCCGGCGGCCTTCCCACCGCCGGGATGACGGGCCCCGCCAGTGCCTGGATGACATCGCCGCCGGCACCCGGCGAGACAGCCGCGGCGGACCCGACAGGCGAGCCCGGTACCGACGGGCAGGCTCCGCCCGGGCTCGGCGGGGCGGCGTCGCCGGGCGAGGCGGGGCCGGGGCGCGCGGGCTCGTCACCCTCCCGACCCACCACGCCGACGGCCGCGACCACCCAGGCCAGACCGAACCAGGTTTCCGCCGCACCCACCGCGCAGGCCGCACCCACCGCCGCGGCCGCACCCGTCACCCAGGCCGCGGCCGCCGCCACCGGGCAGGCGCAGGCGGCCGGCGGCCCGGGCACCCTGGTGAACTACGTGACGGGTGAATGCCTCGACAGCAACGGGGACGGCAAGATCTACACACTGAGCTGCAACGGCGGTTCCTACCAGGTGTGGAGAACCTCCGGCTCCGGCACCGTGGTGCTCACCGATGCCGGGACGGGCCTCTGCCTGGACAGCGACGGAGCGGGATCGGCCTACACGAGGACCTGCAACAGCGGCTCGACCCAGCAGTGGCGGGTTTCAACACAGTCAGACGCGTCGAGGATGTTCGTCAACGTCGCGAGCGGCAGGTGCCTGTCCACCAACGCCACCTCCTACGTCTTCGCGGGGATCTGCATCTCCGGCGGTGGCGGGACCTACGAGCGGTGGTGGTGA
- the eccCa gene encoding type VII secretion protein EccCa — translation MSTVAFRRPARRSGPDLPHGEITLQEPPTIPETQGQGLRTLAMIVPSLLMSCGMMFFFFGFGANSPLGLIMMAMMGAGMAGMGVSQMFMQSGDRKHKLGGERRDYLRYLSRTRRQVRGYAEQQREALAWRHPDPASLWSLAMTSRLWERRPAHPDFGEVRVGTGSQRLAVRITPLQTSPVEDLEPVAAKALRRFTRAYTTIPAQPVALYVRGFARIRLDGDRATALGVARALLAHLATFHAPDELRIAVCTDTDRRAEWDWVKWFPHAQHPTDRDAAGPVRLFGESLDEVERLLGSAFSERARFETGTAPSTAEPFVVVIVDGGRISPGARFLVSGYRNAVLLDFDAHPAGSGQQVLRLDIAPDDIEMVETDRVGREVRSRLATPDTLSRVRATTLARLMARHSAGASAEPVSDGLTTSQDLPDLLGITDLETYEPRAVWPARRGAERLRVPIGVAADGSPIVLDIKESAEDGMGPHGMLIGATGSGKSELLRTLVLALAATHSSETLNFVLVDFKGGATFAGLDRLPHVSATITNLADEASLVDRMRDALRGELVRRQELLRKAGNFSSVRDYEAARMQGAALDPLPTLFVVVDEFSELIAAHTDFIELFVMIGRLGRSLAVHLLLASQRLDDGRIHQLEGHLSYRIGLRTFSAMESRSVIGVPDAYELPAAPGNGYLRSDVATITRFRAAYVSGPYRPRSARVRQEVIESQVVPYGTTHVPVASRAAESDPPTGSTGSTSTGSAGTDGSDGSDGGAGAATTADTVLKALVDRLVGQGPPAHRVWLPPLEQSPSLDQVLPPLLPDLDHGLRPVDADATDRLTVPVGVIDKPFEQVRDLLVLDFGGAGGHLGIAGGPQSGKSTLLRTLVAGLALTHSPREVQFYCLDFGGGALAALADLPHVGGVTGRHDPDRVGRTVAEVVALLADRERRFARLGISGMAAYREAVAAGKVPEEEFGDVFLVVDGWATLRQEFEVVEEQVRDVAARGLNYGLHLVLTASRWSEVHHSMRDKIGSRLELRLGDPVESGINLRAAASVPKLPGRGLTDAELHFIAALPRIDGAGSVADLAHGTRHLVASVVDAWSGPKVRPVRTLPAVLPVDLLPEPESEGTGHLRVALGIEESRLEPVWHDFGQLPHLTLLGDNESGKTNLLRLMARAVTSRFTPQQARIMAVDYRRRLFDDIPDAYRLGYSVSPDSTKNTIRDAVAGLTPRLPGPDISPEQLRRRDWWTGPLLFVLVDDYDLLTGPENPLIPLVGFLPQGGDVGLHVILARAAAGVMRMSMDPLLRRMQELNTPDIALSCPRSEGPLLGGARPRELPPGRALLCSRRGSRLIQTGFVAPDPIGEPVAETAG, via the coding sequence ATGTCCACGGTCGCCTTTCGTCGCCCGGCCCGCCGCTCCGGGCCGGATCTGCCGCACGGCGAGATCACCCTGCAGGAACCGCCGACCATCCCCGAGACCCAGGGGCAGGGCCTGCGCACCCTGGCGATGATCGTGCCGTCGCTGCTGATGTCCTGCGGGATGATGTTCTTCTTCTTCGGCTTCGGGGCGAACAGCCCGCTCGGCCTGATCATGATGGCGATGATGGGCGCCGGCATGGCCGGCATGGGCGTGAGCCAGATGTTCATGCAGTCCGGTGACCGCAAGCACAAGCTCGGCGGGGAGCGGCGGGACTACCTGCGCTACCTCTCCCGTACCCGCCGGCAGGTCCGCGGCTACGCCGAGCAGCAACGTGAGGCGCTGGCCTGGCGTCACCCCGACCCGGCGTCGCTGTGGTCGCTGGCCATGACCAGCCGGCTGTGGGAACGCCGCCCGGCCCACCCCGACTTCGGCGAGGTTCGGGTCGGCACCGGCAGCCAGCGGCTCGCCGTGCGCATCACCCCGCTGCAGACCAGCCCGGTGGAGGACCTCGAACCCGTCGCGGCCAAGGCGCTGCGCCGATTCACCCGCGCCTACACGACGATTCCCGCCCAGCCGGTCGCCCTGTACGTCCGCGGGTTCGCCAGGATCCGGCTGGACGGCGACCGGGCGACCGCCCTCGGTGTGGCCCGTGCGCTGCTCGCGCACCTGGCCACCTTCCACGCCCCCGACGAGCTGAGGATCGCGGTCTGCACCGACACCGACAGGCGCGCCGAGTGGGACTGGGTGAAATGGTTCCCGCATGCCCAGCACCCCACCGACCGGGACGCCGCCGGGCCGGTCCGGCTGTTCGGGGAGTCGCTCGACGAGGTCGAGCGGCTGCTGGGCTCCGCCTTCAGCGAGCGGGCACGGTTCGAGACGGGGACGGCCCCGTCCACCGCCGAGCCGTTCGTCGTCGTGATCGTCGACGGGGGCCGGATCTCCCCGGGTGCCCGTTTCCTCGTCTCCGGATATCGCAACGCGGTGCTGCTCGACTTCGACGCCCACCCGGCCGGCAGCGGCCAGCAGGTGCTGCGCCTGGACATCGCCCCCGACGACATCGAGATGGTGGAGACCGACCGGGTCGGGAGGGAGGTGCGCTCCCGGCTCGCGACACCCGACACGCTGTCGCGCGTGCGGGCGACGACGCTGGCGCGGCTGATGGCCCGGCACAGCGCCGGCGCCAGCGCGGAACCGGTCTCCGACGGTCTGACCACCAGCCAGGACCTGCCCGATCTGCTCGGCATCACCGACCTGGAGACCTATGAGCCCCGCGCGGTCTGGCCCGCCCGCCGTGGTGCCGAGCGCCTGCGGGTGCCGATCGGCGTCGCCGCCGACGGGTCGCCGATCGTGCTCGACATCAAGGAGTCCGCCGAGGACGGCATGGGCCCGCACGGCATGCTGATCGGCGCCACCGGCTCGGGCAAGAGCGAGCTGCTGCGCACGCTGGTGCTGGCCCTGGCGGCCACCCACTCCTCGGAGACGCTCAACTTCGTCCTGGTCGACTTCAAGGGTGGGGCGACCTTCGCCGGCCTCGACCGGCTGCCGCACGTGTCGGCGACCATCACCAACCTCGCCGACGAGGCGTCGCTGGTCGACCGGATGCGCGACGCGCTGCGCGGCGAGCTGGTTCGCCGCCAGGAGCTGCTGCGCAAGGCGGGCAACTTCAGCTCGGTGCGTGACTACGAGGCCGCTCGCATGCAGGGCGCGGCCCTCGACCCGCTGCCCACCCTGTTCGTGGTCGTCGACGAGTTCAGCGAGCTGATCGCCGCGCACACCGACTTCATCGAGCTGTTCGTCATGATCGGACGACTGGGGCGATCGCTCGCCGTGCACCTGCTGCTGGCCTCGCAGCGCCTGGACGACGGTCGCATCCACCAGCTCGAAGGGCACCTGTCGTATCGGATCGGCCTGCGGACGTTCTCCGCGATGGAGTCACGGTCGGTGATCGGCGTGCCGGACGCGTACGAGCTGCCCGCCGCCCCGGGCAACGGCTACCTGCGCTCCGACGTCGCGACGATCACCCGGTTCCGCGCGGCCTACGTCTCCGGCCCGTATCGGCCCCGTTCCGCGCGGGTGCGCCAGGAGGTGATCGAGAGCCAGGTCGTCCCCTACGGCACCACGCACGTTCCGGTCGCCTCCCGTGCGGCCGAGTCGGATCCGCCGACCGGATCGACCGGATCGACCTCGACCGGTTCCGCCGGAACTGACGGGTCGGACGGGTCGGACGGCGGGGCAGGGGCGGCGACCACCGCCGACACGGTCCTGAAGGCGCTGGTCGACCGGCTCGTCGGCCAGGGACCGCCCGCCCACCGGGTGTGGCTCCCGCCGTTGGAGCAGTCGCCCTCGCTCGACCAGGTCCTGCCGCCCCTGCTGCCGGACCTCGACCACGGGCTGCGTCCGGTGGACGCCGACGCCACGGACCGGCTGACCGTCCCCGTCGGCGTGATCGACAAGCCGTTCGAGCAGGTCCGGGACCTGCTGGTGCTGGACTTCGGTGGTGCCGGCGGGCACCTGGGCATCGCCGGCGGCCCGCAGAGCGGCAAGAGCACGCTGCTGCGCACCCTCGTCGCGGGGCTTGCACTCACCCATTCGCCGCGCGAGGTGCAGTTCTACTGCCTGGACTTCGGCGGCGGCGCTCTGGCCGCGCTCGCCGACCTGCCGCACGTCGGCGGGGTCACCGGCCGGCACGACCCGGACCGGGTGGGCCGGACCGTCGCCGAGGTCGTCGCCCTGCTCGCCGACCGCGAGCGGCGCTTCGCCCGGCTCGGGATCTCCGGGATGGCCGCCTACCGCGAGGCCGTCGCGGCCGGGAAGGTGCCGGAGGAGGAGTTCGGTGACGTGTTCCTCGTCGTCGACGGCTGGGCCACCCTGCGCCAGGAGTTCGAGGTGGTGGAGGAGCAGGTCCGCGACGTCGCCGCGCGGGGCCTGAACTACGGGCTGCATCTCGTGCTCACGGCGAGCCGCTGGTCCGAGGTGCACCACTCGATGCGGGACAAGATCGGATCGCGGCTGGAGCTGCGCCTGGGTGACCCGGTCGAATCCGGCATCAACCTGCGGGCCGCCGCCTCGGTGCCGAAGCTGCCCGGGCGCGGTCTCACCGACGCCGAGCTGCACTTCATCGCCGCCCTGCCGCGTATCGACGGCGCCGGGTCCGTCGCCGATCTCGCCCACGGCACCCGCCATCTGGTCGCCTCGGTGGTGGACGCCTGGTCAGGCCCGAAGGTGCGGCCCGTCCGGACCCTGCCCGCCGTCCTGCCGGTGGACCTGCTGCCCGAGCCGGAGAGCGAGGGAACGGGGCACCTGCGGGTCGCACTCGGCATCGAGGAGAGCCGCCTCGAACCCGTCTGGCACGACTTCGGCCAGCTCCCGCACCTGACCCTGCTGGGCGACAACGAGAGCGGGAAGACCAACCTGCTGCGGCTGATGGCCCGCGCCGTCACCAGCCGGTTCACCCCACAGCAGGCCCGGATCATGGCGGTCGACTACCGGCGCAGACTCTTCGACGACATCCCGGACGCATACCGGCTCGGCTACTCCGTCTCACCGGACAGCACGAAGAACACCATCCGCGACGCCGTCGCCGGCCTCACCCCCCGCCTGCCCGGCCCGGACATCTCACCCGAGCAGCTGCGCCGCCGGGACTGGTGGACCGGGCCGCTGCTGTTCGTCCTCGTCGACGACTACGACCTGCTGACCGGCCCCGAGAACCCGCTGATCCCGCTGGTCGGGTTCCTGCCACAGGGCGGTGACGTGGGGCTGCACGTCATCCTCGCCCGCGCGGCGGCCGGGGTCATGCGCATGTCGATGGACCCGCTGCTGCGCCGGATGCAGGAGCTCAACACCCCCGACATCGCGCTGTCCTGCCCCCGGTCGGAGGGGCCGCTGCTCGGCGGCGCCCGGCCACGGGAGCTGCCCCCGGGCCGGGCGCTGCTGTGCAGCCGCCGTGGCAGCCGGCTGATCCAGACCGGCTTCGTCGCGCCGGACCCGATCGGGGAGCCTGTCGCCGAGACAGCCGGGTAA
- a CDS encoding LuxR C-terminal-related transcriptional regulator, with translation MRVALAEDGALFREGLLLLLGAAGHQVVGSVADGDALMGLLGTEPADVAILDIRMPPGTEGGLRAAARVRAAYPETGLLLLSHYAETHYLMRCLEIGTERIGYRLKERVAGTQVLSDTLDRINAGELVIEPSLAGRLVNRPAGVSGPLALLSQRELEVLRLMAEGRSNAGIAGMLSLSAKAVEKHIASIFTKLDLPFDATTHHRRVLAVLTYLGAR, from the coding sequence GTGCGGGTAGCGCTCGCCGAGGACGGCGCGCTGTTCCGTGAGGGCCTCCTCCTGCTGCTCGGCGCCGCCGGGCACCAGGTCGTCGGCAGCGTCGCGGACGGGGACGCGCTGATGGGGCTGCTGGGCACCGAGCCGGCTGATGTGGCGATCCTCGACATCCGCATGCCGCCGGGTACCGAAGGCGGGCTGCGCGCGGCGGCACGCGTCCGGGCCGCATACCCCGAGACGGGGCTGCTGCTGCTGTCGCACTACGCCGAGACGCACTACCTGATGCGGTGCCTGGAGATCGGCACCGAGCGGATCGGCTACCGGCTCAAGGAGCGGGTGGCCGGTACGCAGGTGCTGTCGGACACCCTGGACCGGATCAACGCGGGTGAGCTCGTCATCGAGCCGTCGCTCGCCGGGCGGCTCGTCAACCGCCCTGCCGGGGTGTCCGGGCCGCTGGCGCTGCTGAGCCAACGGGAGCTGGAGGTTCTCCGCCTGATGGCCGAGGGGCGCTCGAACGCCGGGATCGCCGGCATGCTGTCGCTGTCAGCCAAGGCGGTGGAGAAGCACATCGCCAGTATCTTCACGAAGCTGGACCTGCCCTTCGACGCGACGACCCACCACCGCCGGGTCCTGGCCGTTCTCACCTACCTCGGCGCGCGATGA
- a CDS encoding ATP-binding protein, producing MLIGSELVAQVLRRAVDLPLTGPRGGDLTPLAELIGRRLDLAAVRLRMFVEGRPVDHTWPAGRGTPGGGTAAGAVFDGAAFDGGASGDVAFGDVAFGGGSDGGPAAAWAVVYRGEEIGGLLVSTRAEHPLPARTHRALGDVAGALGAVLAAAAAQVRRRAAADVCWQATARIADARTRAAADMESERHALERDLHDGAQLHLVSLQMAAAVVEHRLAAGELPGPDLHEALADLGARLERGHTLLVETAAGITPPLLRTAGLEPALAAALREAPGTALEAGRDVRSRRYPPPVESAVYFACLEAVSNAQKHASGASVRVRLHSTYQGLAFTVEDDGPGMELSGAVWLRGPRDRLASVGGTLSVTSTPDAGTRICGVVPF from the coding sequence GTGTTGATCGGATCGGAGCTTGTGGCGCAGGTGCTGCGGCGGGCTGTCGACCTCCCCCTGACCGGGCCCCGCGGCGGCGACCTCACGCCGCTCGCGGAGCTGATCGGCCGGCGGCTCGACCTCGCGGCGGTCCGGCTGCGGATGTTCGTCGAGGGCCGCCCGGTCGACCACACCTGGCCCGCCGGGCGCGGCACGCCAGGCGGAGGTACGGCAGCCGGCGCAGTGTTCGACGGCGCCGCGTTCGACGGCGGTGCGTCCGGGGATGTCGCGTTCGGGGACGTCGCGTTCGGCGGTGGGTCCGATGGCGGTCCGGCCGCGGCGTGGGCGGTCGTGTACCGGGGCGAGGAGATCGGCGGCCTGTTGGTCAGCACCCGCGCCGAGCACCCGCTCCCGGCCAGGACGCACCGGGCGCTCGGCGACGTCGCCGGTGCCCTCGGTGCCGTCCTCGCAGCCGCCGCCGCGCAGGTGCGCCGGCGCGCCGCCGCGGACGTGTGCTGGCAGGCCACGGCGCGGATCGCCGACGCGCGAACCCGCGCCGCCGCCGACATGGAGAGCGAACGCCACGCGCTGGAACGGGACCTGCACGACGGCGCGCAGCTGCACCTCGTCTCGCTGCAGATGGCCGCCGCCGTGGTCGAGCACCGGCTGGCAGCCGGCGAGCTGCCCGGCCCGGACCTGCACGAGGCCCTCGCCGACCTGGGCGCGCGGTTGGAACGCGGGCACACCCTGCTGGTCGAGACCGCCGCCGGGATCACTCCGCCCCTGCTGCGCACGGCCGGCCTGGAGCCCGCGTTGGCCGCGGCGCTGCGCGAGGCTCCCGGGACGGCCCTGGAGGCCGGGCGGGACGTGCGGTCACGCCGCTATCCGCCGCCGGTGGAGAGCGCGGTCTACTTCGCCTGCCTGGAAGCCGTCAGCAACGCGCAGAAACACGCGTCCGGTGCGTCCGTCCGGGTCCGCCTGCACAGCACCTACCAGGGGCTGGCCTTCACCGTCGAGGACGACGGGCCTGGGATGGAGCTCTCCGGGGCGGTGTGGCTGCGCGGGCCGCGCGACAGGCTCGCCTCGGTGGGCGGCACGCTGTCCGTCACGTCGACGCCGGACGCCGGAACGCGGATCTGCGGGGTCGTGCCCTTCTGA